From one Solanum lycopersicum chromosome 12, SLM_r2.1 genomic stretch:
- the LOC104645133 gene encoding UPF0496 protein At1g20180-like, whose protein sequence is MSGEDKACKTIKDTKTMMREGRRSLNVNEEYQGALRTKSYGEFFMKAHDLLVNNNNNNINQPLSPNSQYSLFSDILLEPGQETITNILESTNIFPKKYNLKPLLLNYFNISAKASKFCSHILKTINQVQNDYDFVEQILESIDNNFSSHLILELRYYIIHNNQFSDLKKQDFTRINDEYSSILQRLSLKRKKIARKIKFIECVNKVSGVFVTTTCGLVAVAAVVLAAHTLAALIMGPAILTIIPLKRSKINKFTNRLRFLKCGFLRKIGAQLDVAAKGTYILNRDFDTMSRLVDRLHDEIEHNKAMIKLCLDRREDSISLKVLKELKKSNVGFRKQVEELEEHVYLCLLTINRARNLVINEIGKSCE, encoded by the exons ATGAGTGGAGAAGACAAAGCTTGTAAAACCATCAAAG atACGAAAACCATGATGAGAGAGGGTAGAAGGAGCCTCAATGTCAATGAAGAGTACCAAGGTGCATTAAGGACAAAATCATATGgtgaattttttatgaaagcTCATGACCTattagtaaataataataacaataatattaatcaaCCATTATCACCCAATTctcaatattcattattttcagaTATACTTCTTGAGCCAGGCCAagaaacaataacaaatatTCTTGAATCAActaatatttttccaaaaaaatataatctcaaacCCCTTCTTTTAAATTACTTCAATATTAGTGCAAAAGCCTCAAAATTTTGTAGCCATATTCTCAAAACAATAAATCAAGTCCAAAATGACTATGATTTCGTTGAACAAATCCTCGAATCGATCGATAATAATTTTTCCTCTCACCTTATACTAGAGCTAAGATATTATATTATCCATAACAACCAGTTTTCGGACCTCAAAAAACAAGATTTTACGCGAATCAACGATGAATATTCGTCGATTTTGCAACGTTTGAGtttgaagaggaaaaaaatagctaggaaaataaaatttattgaatgtGTAAATAAGGTTTCAGGGGTATTTGTGACAACAACATGTGGATTAGTAGCTGTTGCAGCTGTGGTACTAGCAGCACATACACTAGCTGCACTTATAATGGGGCCAGCTATTTTGACCATTATACCCTTAAAGCGAtcgaaaattaataaattcacGAATCGTCTACGATTCTTGAAATGtggatttttaagaaaaattggaGCACAACTTGACGTAGCGGCAAAAGGTACATATATTTTGAACAGAGATTTCGATACGATGAGTAGGTTGGTGGATCGATTGCACGACGAAATTGAACATAATAAGGCCATGATAAAGTTGTGTTTGGATAGAAGGGAAGATAGCATTTCATTGAAAGTGTTGAAGGAGTTGAAAAAGAGTAATGTTGGATTTAGGAAACAAGTGGAAGAGCTTGAAGAACATGtttatttatgtcttttaaCTATTAATAGAGCTAGAAATTTGGTGATTAATGAAATTGGAAAATCTTGTGAGTGA